One window of the Cryptomeria japonica chromosome 7, Sugi_1.0, whole genome shotgun sequence genome contains the following:
- the LOC131056215 gene encoding borneol dehydrogenase, mitochondrial, producing the protein MSTREVATALWRRLQGKVAIITGASGGIGEATARVFANHGAKVIIADIADDAGVKLEEPLYPWATYIHCDVSKEQDVSATVDFAMEKHGKLDIMFNNAGVVGMQKGSVVENDMEDFQRLMNINVKGVMHGIKHAARVMIPNRKGTIISTASIAGILGGVTPYFYNASKHAVIGLTKSGAAELGKCGIRVNCISPAAIATDLLMNLMGTTPSAEAKAELEAVIEVVAPLRKASLEVEDIAKAALYLASEDSKYVSGHNMVVDGGRTVVLDDTAVFGKY; encoded by the exons ATGTCCACGAGAGAGGTTGCAACTGCTCTGTGGAGAAG GCTGCAAGGCAAGGTTGCAATAATCACAGGCGCGTCGGGAGGCATTGGAGAGGCCACTGCTCGGGTATTCGCAAATCATGGAGCCAAAGTCATTATTGCAGACATTGCAGATGACGCTGGTGTCAAATTGGAGGAGCCCCTCTATCCCTGGGCGACATATATCCACTGTGATGTGAGCAAGGAGCAAGATGTAAGTGCGACCGTGGATTTCGCCATGGAAAAGCACGGAAAACTGGACATAATGTTTAATAACGCAGGAGTCGTAGGCATGCAGAAAGGGAGCGTGGTAGAGAATGATATGGAGGATTTCCAACGACTGATGAATATCAATGTAAAAGGAGTAATGCACGGCATTAAGCACGCTGCCCGCGTTATGATTCCCAATAGAAAAGGTACCATTATCTCTACAGCTAGTATTGCAGGAATTTTGGGGGGAGTTACTCCTTACTTCTATAATGCCTCTAAACATGCCGTTATCGGACTGACTAAGAGCGGTGCAGCAGAGCTGGGGAAATGTGGTATACGAGTTAATTGTATTTCTCCAGCTGCAATTGCCACAGATCTGCTAATGAATTTAATGGGAACGACCCCTTCAGCAGAGGCAAAGGCCGAGCTGGAGGCCGTGATTGAGGTAGTAGCCCCCTTAAGGAAAGCCAGTCTTGAAGTAGAGGATATTGCGAAGGCTGCTTTGTATCTGGCCAGTGAGGATTCCAAATATGTGAGCGGTCACAACATGGTGGTGGATGGGGGAAGAACAGTCGTATTAGATGATACCGCAGTGTTTGGAAAGTACTAA